CAATTGGATTTTTAATATGAAATACAATAATAGCCAACAATATTTACATTTTTAGTCCTATTACCCCTTTAAGTTAGAGCATAAAGATTATAAATGCTTTACTTGCGAAGTAAAGTAAGAAATTTACGTTTTCCTAGAGCTTTGATAAACATATTTCCAAGTTGGTCATCAGTGGAGACGTGGCTGGTCACTATAGTGACATCTCTAATAGCATTTTAAACATTATGACAATTAACCTCAGTGTGTTTGATATATTGTATTGCTAACAATATGGAGTATTTATACAAGCTAGAGCCCACTACAATAATTGGAATAGCCAATAATATTTACATCTCTAGCCCTATTAGTTAGCAATCTTTTAAACAATTAGTTTTAGTCTAAATAATCCGTCAAAAAATCAGATATAATTGAATAATACCAATAAAGAACCAAGGGAAAAGAAAAACTTACCTTAGTGGcaccaaagaaacaacaaccccAACAAGTGAACATGATGTAGAAAGTGTCTAGCATAGAAATACAacacaattataatttataagtatACCCAAAACACAATTAATATAAGAAATTgagcaataaataaaaatatagtacgTACAAACATTCTTGATGGCCTCATCACTAAGGTGCCAAATTGATTTGTTGGTAACCAGATCCCTTTGTCCTTCAATATGCTCAACCAGGACTGCCATTAGGGGCCAATCTGGTAATGCATTTACTTTTCCAACATTTCCCCTTCCATGCTTTTTAACcttaattatttacaaaaacaGCTtcgtttagaattgaaataacaATAGATATGATACTCTATACAACTTTAacaattagcttaaactttagttaattaatttagtttcataatttggtatcagagcccggTGATAAAAAAATGACGAATCCAAAACCAAATCTCATTCACATTCCATTTCAAACAGAATATTTAGCATCGGGTGCTGCCAAAGTTATTAAAATTGGGATTTTACTTGAAATTGTTCAGACCTATAAAATCGAATcggtagaatcgaatcgtagaatcgtaagattctacaataaacttaaatttgttATCTAGTCATAATTACTCACCTCAAAagtttagtttattaattaaagttttatttatttcatttttaagaatgaaatagaataatatttaataattagtttaaatattCATACCAATAAAGAAATGTATATTTCAAAAGTTATGATGGTGGATCGttaaattgtaaaaataataatgaaatatagtaaataagaaaaaatttaaaaactctacaaattttatattaattagaaTCGTAATATTCTAACTACTTACAATTCTACCTACAATTCAAATCGCTCGCTTATTTTTGGATTgtaaaatcgtagaatcgtagatcagaATCATGATTTTAATAACTATGGGTGCTGCAACCACAATTCTAAACTAAAAGAAACTTatgtaaaattaatttgatcgTTTATATAAGTTATTGTTAGAACATATAACATATCTCAGGaccttaaccatcagcttaagtttttggttgagttgtttCCTTGACTTGGTTTCAAGAGCtagtgtgacaagaggtcacgcgTTAAAATCTCAACCACCACTAAATTAAAGTGGAATATCTCGCATTAGGCATGAAGAGggcatgtgttgcatccacacttttaacCCAAAGGGCTCTTGTATGAGAggacgtgttagagtatataacatatcttaggtCCTCAATCATCAACtaaagtttttgattgagttggtttcttgacagtTATATTAAAGCTTCAACCATAtgcttaaacttttaattgggTCGTTTCTTTCACAATACACGCCCTCTATCTCTCATCTCATACATTCGAGATTTTCTCATGCACTAACTTGGTTTGTCGTGGTCATTAGGACAATCTCCAAGGAATCAAGTAATACGTACCTGGTGACATAACCCGGAGTCGAATTTGGAGATAGAACATGGTTTaaactgcaaaaaaaaaaaaaaataaagacataTTAAAGGATTATAAATAAAAAGGTGATCATAATTACAAAGAGGAAGATATGAATACCAGCAAATTAGTAGAGTAAATGTTAATAATGTTAGAATGTATAGGCAGTGGGTAAAGAGATGGGCGATGAAGAGAGATTGGTTTAGAAAAGGTGAAATTCATGATAGTCTCAACCATGTTTTGCAAGAATGCATCAGTTTGGGGTTCAATTTGTGGTAAGGCTTTTTCTAATTTTCATGGGAGGGAAACGGATAAGGCTACTACTTCCACTGTCCACCCATGTTTTCCCTctcaaatattattaatatttaatataaatcaTTTTATATTGGTTCAACTTTTTCGTCCAACTACATTAATGAtctaatatcttttttttttttattaattagaatttaaattctatTATAAGGCAACTACTTTATAGGTTGGAAACGATTTTTTGTTATCATTTAAGTTCATTTTGTAATATTAGGATTTAAAATGTTAATAGATTTGTActagttttattatttaaacaatTGATTGTATATAAGCTAAACTATTTGAACCCCCTAGTGAAAATCGACTTCACCTAAGACTAAACAAATTCTCACAATAATCTAAtcttaattattgattattactACAAGATAATATAAGATCTAATCCTTCATTTttcttactaaaaaaaataaaatgtgaataaaatataaaagtacaaaaataacaaatgaactctaaaatattctatatttttaaaataagttaataaATATTGTTATAGTTGAGTTTGGATCAGATTTTATATACTATGGCTTTATTCAAAGtaaaatttgactttttttcaaCTCTGACTAGGACTCGAACTTGGAGTTTATATATTCTAACTATGGTCCGGTTTGGATGCTTAAAAA
This Amaranthus tricolor cultivar Red isolate AtriRed21 chromosome 13, ASM2621246v1, whole genome shotgun sequence DNA region includes the following protein-coding sequences:
- the LOC130797566 gene encoding photosynthetic NDH subunit of subcomplex B 4, chloroplastic; the encoded protein is MVETIMNFTFSKPISLHRPSLYPLPIHSNIINIYSTNLLFKPCSISKFDSGLCHQVKKHGRGNVGKVNALPDWPLMAVLVEHIEGQRDLVTNKSIWHLSDEAIKNVYTFYIMFTCWGCCFFGATKDPYYDSEQYRGDGGDGTGHWVYEKQEDIEESARAELWREELIEEIEQKVGGLRELEDAARKEELVK